TTATTCCGAGCGTATCATGGAGAAGGGCGGAGTAAAACGCCGTCCTGAACCGGGGGTCCTTTTTAAGAAGGTTTGTGTAGACCTGATCCTTTCCGGAGTCCTTCATGACCGTCCCACCCTCCAGCCATAGCCTCATGTAGATCGTACCTTCGGTGACTATCCTGATGTCCCCTAGGTCACTGGAGCCCTTAACCCCGAGTATCCCTTTGAGAAGCGCCAGTCCCAGGGAATTCTCCCTCTCCGTTTCGGCGAGCCTTTCGTCGATGTCGATATGCCTGCTGTGCCCCGTGGGGATGCCTATCATCCTGAGTATGTTCCACCGCCTTATATGAGAGACTCTTCTCTCCAGAACCTCTTCGGTGGCCCGTTCCAGATTTTCAAACGTGTCCTTCAGCAGCTTCTCCAGGTTCTCCGGAAGAAGCACTGGGAGGGGGTTTTGAGCGGAGTTGAGGAATCTCTCTTTATCAGGGTCCTTTACGAGGACCGCTTTCCTCGGTTCAATCGAGACGAACTCGATAAAATACGAGTCCATGGCCAACCTTCGTATGCTCTTCCCTTTTTTTATGACCCTGAAGACTGTGAAAGGAACCTCCATAGGCATCCCAAAGGTATTTAACCGTGGCCCCAATAAGTCTTGCGGTGGAAGATGAGGGTCGATGAACTTCCGGTTGATGAGAGGATAAAGAGAATCATCATTGAGAGAGGCATAGGAGAGCTGTACCCGCCCCAGGCCGAAGCCCTCACCAGTGGAGTGCTGGAGGGACGGAACTTAGTTCTGGCGATCCCAACGGCTAGTGGAAAAACACTGGTCAGCGAGGTGGTCATGGTAAGCAGGCTCCTTCGGGAGGGTGGCAAGGCGGTCTACCTGGTTCCGCTCAAGGCCCTCGCCGAGGAGAAGTACCGCGAGTTCAAGATTTGGGAGGCCTTGGGCCTGCGCGTTGCGGCAACCACCGGTGATTACGACTCCAGTGATGAGTGGCTTGGGAATTATGACATCATCGTTGCCACGGCCGAGAAGTTCGACTCTCTGCTTCGTCATGGAGCCAACTGGGTAAAGGACGTGGGACTGGTCATCGCTGATGAGGTTCACCTCATAGGCTCGTACGACAGGGGGGCAACGCTTGAGATGATCCTGAGCCACATGCTGGATCAGGCGCAGATCCTCGCCCTGAGCGCTACAATTGGAAACGCCGAGGAACTGGCGGAATGGCTCAACGCGGAGCTCGTCGCGAGCGACTGGCGGCCGGTTCAGCTCAGGAAAGGGGTCTTCTCCCACGGACTCCTCACATGGGAGGATGGTAGCACCGAGCGTCATCCCGAGAACTGGGCATCCTTGGCCACGGGTGCAGTCCAGAAAGAAAAACAGGCTCTGGTGTTTGTGAACACCCGCCGCTCTGCCGAGAGGGAGGCCCTGAGCCTGAGCGGAAAGATCTCCCGGCTCCTGACGAAACCGGAGAGAAGGACGTTGAACGACCTCGTGGGCTCCATAGAGGATAATCCAACGACTGAGAAACTCAAGAGGGCCCTTAAGGGGGGCGTTGCATTCCACCACGCGGGTTTGAGCAGGATAGAGAGGACTTTAATCGAAGATGCCTTCCGTGATGGCATCATTAAGGTGATAACGGCCACACCGACGCTCAGTGCTGGAATAAATCTCCCAGCGTTCCGTGTTATTATAAGAGACACCAAGCGTTACGCCGGCTTCGGCTGGACTGACATTCCCGTTTTGGAGCTTCAGCAGATGATGGGACGTGCCGGGAGACCCAAGTACGATAAGGTGGGCGAGGCCATAATCGTTGCGAGGACTGAGGATCCGAAGAAGCTGATGGAGAGGTACGTCTTTGGAAAGCCGGAGAAGCTCTTTTCAATGCTGGCCAATGAGCAGGCATTTAGGAGTCAGATCCTGGCGTTGATAACCAACTTCGGTGTTTCCAGTTTTCAGGAGCTCCTGCACTTCCTGGAGAAGACGTTCTACTTCCACCAGAGGAGTGATACATCATCGCTGGAGTGGAAGGCGAAGGAGATAGTCTATTTCCTCATCGAAAACGACTTTATCGACATGGGGACCGACGACCGCTTCATGCCCCTGCCCCTTGGAAGGAGAACCTCCCAGCTCTACATAGACCCACTGACGGCCAAGAAGTTCCACGACGCTTTTCCAAAGCTCGAGGATAATCCGAACCCCTTCGGAATCTTCCAGCTCATGGCATCGACGCCGGACATGGCCACGTTGAACGCCCGGAGACGGGAGATGGAGGACTACCTCGACCTGGCATATGAGATGGAGGATAAGCTTTACACGAACATCCCCTACTACGAAGACTCGCGCTTCCAGGGATTTTTGGGCCAGATAAAAACGGCAAAGGTGCTCCTCGACTGGATAAACGAGGTTCCGGAGACGAGGATATACGAGACCTACAACATAGACCCCGGCGACCTACACAGGATCCTCGAACTGGCCGACTGGCTCATGTATTCGCTCATAGAGCTCTACAGGCTCTTCGAGCCAAAGGCAGAGGTTCTGACCTACCTCCGTGACCTGCACCTCCGCCTGCGCCACGGCGTTCGCGAGGAGCTCCTCGAACTGGTCAGATTGCCTAACATCGGGAGAAGGAGGGCGAGGGCCCTCTACAACGCCGGATTCCGCACGCAGGATGACGTAATGCGCGCCAAGGTGAGAGATCTTCTGAAGGTGGAGGGCATAGGCATGAAGGTCGTTGAGGGCCTCTTCAACCACTTCGGCGTCGAGATGCCGGGGGTGAAAGGGAGGCGAAAGAACGGGAATAAAAGAACCAGGAAAGGCACCCTCGACGATTTTTTGAAGTGAGTTAAGCTTTTAAACCCCCTCTTTTTACTCTGGCGTGGGCACTATGATAGTCATCGTAACCGGGATGCCAGGATCCGGAAAGAGCAAGATCGTGAAGGAGTTTGAGAGTAGGGGATTTCCGAGCGTTTCTATGGGAGATATTGTGAGGGAGGAGACCGTAAAGCGGGGTCTCGAGCTCACCAAAGAGAACGTCGCCAAAGTCAGCATAAGGCTTCGGCAGGAGCTCGGCCAGAACGCGGTTGCGAAACTCGCGGTTGAGAAGGTTCGGGAGTTGCTGAGGGAAACAGACGTGGTGGTAATCGACGGCGTCCGCTCTCTGGACGAAGTGGGGACGTTTAGGAGCGCTTTTCCGGGGGAGAGGATAGTGACCATCGCCGTACACACCCCTCCGAGACAGCGTTTTGAACGGCTCAGGGCCAGGGGCAGGCACGATGACCCAAGGAGCTGGGAGGACTTTGAGGAGAGGGACTGGAAGGAGCTGAAGTTTGGCATAGGCAACGTCATGGCTATGGCCGACTACATGCTGGTGAACGACGGCCCCCACGAGGATTACATCAGGCGCGTCAAGGAGCTCGTGAGGACCATCCTATCCGAGCATTGAATCTAGGAAGAGCATGACGTAGAAACCCGCGAAGAAGCCCAGGGTGACGAGCGTCTCGTTCTTCTCCATCCTGTATATCTCTGGGATCATCTCCTTAACCGTGACGTAGAGCATCGCGCCCCCAGCCATTCCAAGTCCGTAGGGGAGAAGCCAGCTGAAGAGGGTGAAGAAGTAAGCCCCGACAAGGACCATCGCCATCTCCGCCAGACCGCTCAGGACGCCCATGAGTATCGGCTGGAGCCTCTTCCCCTGCAGCGTTGCGAGGGGGAGGGAGACAACGGTTCCCTCGGGGAAGTCCTGTATGCCTATGGCTATGGTTGTCACGAGGCCGACCTCTAGGCTGTAGACTAGTGATGTTCCGACGGCCAGGCCTTCGGGCAGGTTGTGGATTATCACAGCTATCACCAGCAGCCACACCTTTCTCAGACGCTCTTTCATGGATCTAGGCCCCTCGTACCCCCTGGCCAGGTGTTCGTGGGGGAGGAGGCGGTCTATTGCGTAGATAATCAGAACACCCAGTGTTATGCCTATTCCTGCTGGAATAAACGAACCTGTACTCCCTATCGCGGGGAGGATCAGTGACGTGAACGCCGCGACTATCATAACCCCTGCGGCAAAGCTGAGGGAGAAGTCTACCCCTTCCTCCGGCAAACGTTTGGCGAATATCGCCACCATTGCCCCTAGAGATGTCATTATGGCCACGAATAAGCCCGCATAGAAGGCCACCCACATGATTTCACCGTTTGAAACCCTCAGTATCCAGCCGGCGAGGTTCGTGATGAAGTTCTCTAACACTGTTAGGACACCCTAACTATTTTGGTGGTTGGGTTTATAAGGCTTCTTCCGAGCATTACCCCGGTGGTGAGAATGGAGCTGTTTGAGGAAGTTGAAGTTGAGACCCATGTTTGCCCTACGGAGGACTTGGAAAAGGTGAAGACTGCGATGCTCAACCTCATTCCCGGGCTTGAGTTTGAGGTGTTCGAAAAGGAGGAGTACACCATCCTCACCGGGAAGACGACGAGTAGAAAAGCCCTCCAGAGGCTTTACGAACTCTTCCGCGGTCAGGCGATACTTGACACGGCGCGCTCATTCTTGGAGGATGGTTACTTCGGTGAGGAAATAATTCTGAGGGTTAACAAGCAGGCCGCCTACGCCGGATCCGTTAACTTCAACGAGGAAAGTCCCCTTGGCCCGATAACAATAATCATAAGAACCAAGGATCCACAGGGACTCATGAAGTGGCTCGCACCGAGGACGAGGGATGGAATTCCGGTGGAATAAAAAGAGAAATGCTCAGTCTCTCCTTCTCCTCTTTTTACCCCAGGATATCTTTGCCGTCAGCACTTTTTCGCTGGAAAATATCCTTGCCGCGAAGTAGAGGGTTACTAGGGACAGGGCGCTTAGGTATGCGATGCTGAGTGTCATGGGACCATAGCTCCCGGAGAGGGCGTACCTGTAGGCCAGTATTGGGTGGGTAAACGGATCCGCTAGGAGACCGTAGTGCGCCAGGGCTGGTAGCTCATTGATGTCTGTGAACATCAGGATAAATGCCGGGAACGCGAGCGGCAGTATGACCGAGCTCACGACCGTATTTGCGCTCTGGACATCCTCCGCAAACACCGCCAGTATCATCGCGAGGCTCAGTGCAAAGACTATCGTCAGGAACACCACGAGTGCAAAGAGCAGCATTCCCATCGGGGTGACACCCAGGCCAAGCTCCTTCAGGGTCACTCCCGTCTCCGTTGTGAATGAGCCGAGGTAGCTTTTAAGACCTATCATGTAAGCCAGAGCGGCTATCAGGCCCATGATCGCGGTTCCGCTGATTTTTGAGGCCACTATGGTCGTCCTCTTAACTGGAAGGGTCAGGAGGGTTTCAAGGGTCTTGTTCTCCTTCTCGCTTGCTATGGCTCCTGCCGCCATCTGGGCGGTTATCGTCACCATCAGAAAGACTATGAGGGGAAGGCTGATCGCCTGCGATGTGAGGACGCCCGAGACGAGCGACGGTGGGGCGTTCACTATATGGTGATTTATGAAGGATCTGCTCTCCGCCCTAACCGGGTGAAGGAGGGCCTCTGGTTGACCGACGTTCAGGTTTTTGAGCTTCAGCTTTGCTATCTCCTCCGATAGGACGTTTATGACTGCATTTATCCTGGATTCACTGACGCTTTCCCTGACCCCCGTTCCTACGGAGTGGAAGATTCCGTAGACTTCCACAGTAGCGATCCTGTTGTCCTCGATGCTGACGCTGAAGTTGCGTGGTATGACGACGAGGACGTTCTGTTTTTCCTGGTAGGCTCGGTTCAGCGCCCCCTGAAGTGAGCTCGCGTTTATCTGTGTGACCGTCACGTTTGGGGCTGCGGTTAGGGCGTTAACCAGCACCCTCCCGTACGGGCCGTCGTCGAGGCTGACTATGACGACGTGGGTCTCCCCCTGGGCCGTTTCCATTCCGACCTGCATCACCTTTCCCATGGCGGGATATATTATCAGTGGTACTATTATAAGGCCGAAGAGCAGTTTCTTGTCCCTTATGAGGCTCAGTATCTCCTTCCTCGCAAGCACCCAGAAATCGCTCATGATCCCTCACCATCCACCGGTTCAACCGCCCTCATAAAGACCTCCTCGAGGTTCTCGGCACCATAGCGCTCCTTCAGCTCCTCCGGGGTCCCTATCTCGATGATCTTTCCCCTGTTTATCAGGGCAACGCGGTCACAGAGGAACTCGACCTCAAGCATGTTGTGGCTGGAGACCAGAAAGGTCGTTCCCTCCTCCCTGGCGAAGCGTTTTATTGTCTTCCTGATCGTGTAAGCGTTGACTATATCCAGCCCGCTCGCCGGTTCGTCGAGTATCGCCAGCCCTGGCATCACCATCAGCGCCCTTGCCAGGAGCAGTTTTCGGGTCATACCCTTAGAGTAGGTGGCCACTTTGTCGTTCAGTCTGTTTCCCAGGTTGGAAATTTTCTTTCCGAGCTCCACCATTCCTGTCGCCTTTTCATCATCTTTGGCGTACAGCCTCGCCATGAGTCGGAGATACTCGATCCCCGTGAGGTTCTTGTAGGCACCGGCCTCCTCCGGAAGGTAGCTTATTAGGGCCCGCACCTTCTCGGCTTCCCTGACCACATCGTGCCCGAACACCTCGGCCCTTCCCCCGGTCGGCTTCAGCAGAGTTGCCAGTATCTTCAGGGTGGTGCTCTTGCCCGCCCCGTTCGGCCCGATGAGGCCGAATATCTCACCCTCGTTGATGGAGAAGCTTATCCCCTTGAGGGCCTTCACCTTTCCGTAGTCCTTCTCCAGGTTCAGAACTTCAACCATGGGCATGTTTGGCCCTCCCAACTTTGTAGAGTACGAGACCAAGGATTGATAATGTTGCCCCAAAAACGAAGAGGCTCAGGATCGATGAATAACCACTTATGATGGCAATGCCAAGGCCGCTCGAAAGGCCCAGCCAGCCGTTTAATTCGTGGTCGTTTTTAAAGCCATGGCCGAGCCCCAGGAGCAGCGCCCCAACAGCGACCAGCCCGAGCTCAATGATGAAGATGGGCGTGTTTATCCCCGTATAGACCTCTCCACTCGGCACTTTCATGCAGGCCAGCCGTTCAATGGGCGGCTCTGCTATGCCTAGGCTTATGCCGAGGAGATAAACCATCAGCCCGGCCAATTTCTTACTCATCCCTATCACCCTCGTAAAGGAATACGTCCTCGATTTTAACGCCGAAAAAGCGCGCTATCCTAAAAGCTAATCTCAGCGATGGGTCGTATTTACCCTTCTCAATCGCTATCACCGTCTGCCTCGTTACCCCTAGGGCCTTCGCCAGTTCCTCCTGGGTTAAGCCTTTGGCCTCCCTTAGCTCTCGCAGGCGATTTTTCATAGGCTCACATCCTCCCGGCATAATAGGCTCTGAAGATGAGGTTGCCTAGGAATATGGTAGCGAATATCAGGACGGCGAGGTTGGTGCACCGCTCGTCCCTGAGAACCAGCCACGAGTAGTAGAGCGCCGCCACTGTGACGAGAAGGACGAGCTCCAGGGTTCTCGCCGCTGAGAGTTTGGCTATCTCGAAGGCCCTCTCGTCTGGGGGAAGACCGATATCCCTCACTATCGTCCGGGTCATGAAATGGCCCAGGAGTCCGCCTCCAACAATGGCAACCAACGAGACTAAGATGAGTTCGTTCATTCACATCCTCCTCCTGTAGTAGATCCCAGCCCCGATCATCGAGAGGCTCCAAGTTAACATGAATAAAATGGAGAGCGTTTCAGAGCTCGGGTTCCACAGGTGGAAGAGGCTCACCAACAGAACTATTGAGGCAACGAACGTCATGTTCCTGCCGACCATTGCCCAGGACTTGAGCTCTATCAGCTCAACCCTCTCATCCGTGAGGGGTTCCTCTGGAGTTAATGTGGCCCTTTTTACCCGGAGGATAAGCGCCCAAGACACCACTACAACCAGGACAAGAAGCGCGCCGGGAGTTCTTTTCAGATACCCCGTCATGATGAAAGCCCCTATAGCCGAGGTTGTTCCCAGTAGAATTCCCAGGGACAACAGTTGCAGGATCACCTCTCTTTTCTCGACCATCTCTGAGCCGGTAATCGTCAGAAGTCCCCACCCACCGATGAACGCTATCCCAAAGACGAGGACGCCAACGAGGAGCGGAAACGTCCACTCCGGAGGGTTGGAGCTTACCACCATCGTTCCGCCACTTGCTTCATAAAGCCAGGCAAGATAAAGGACATACACCAGGGCAAAGACAAGTAGAAGACCGAGCACGTTTCGCTTCCAGCGCTCCATTCACATCACCCGCTCATAATGCGCCTTCAGGACTGCCGCGGCCAGGACACCCGCTAACATCGACAACAGGAGCCACTTTGAAAGCAGAACCACAGTTTCATAGTCATGGCCAGCGAGCCAGATCAGTTCGTAGCCAAGAACGACGAAACCGACTCCCATGCCTTGGTAAAAACTCTTCATGGTTATCAGCTCGGTCCTTTCGTCTCTGAGGGGCCCTACTTTCTTCTCGTAGGTCTTCGCAAGGACCCAGGTTCCGAGCCAGACGAGGGTGAAGAAGAACCAGCTTAGGTATGTGCTGGTTCGCGAGTAATAACTCACCAGGAAAATTGTCGTGAACAGAAAGACGAAGTGAATGACCCCGAACCTCACTCACATCACCCGCTTGTAATGATAGTGAGAAATCAGGGGCACGGCCGCACCAAGGGCGAGGGGAATTATAAGCTTCGTAGCCACCTCGACGTTCTCCTTGTTGTACTCCCATAGATATTCAGCGAAGAGGAAAAAGCTCATCACAGCATAGCCGTTCCTCGCGCTCTTCGCACTTATGAGCCTGCTCCTCTCATCCTCAATCCTCTCAACCTTTGAGTCGTAGTACCAAGCCAGCAGATAGCTTAGCAAAAAGCCCGCGACAAAAATTCCCACAGCCAGAAGGGCTTTTCCGGACTTTGTTGAGTAAGCCAGCCCGATTATCATGCCCGTGATGAGAATCCCGAGCAGGCCTTCGTACTTCATTCACATCACCCTCAAGTAGTAGTGTTTCAGCGCGACCTTTAGAACCGAGACGAGAACCATCAGGGCAAGGGAGAGGTAGTAGGCGCTCCTCAGCTCCGGGCAGCTCTGGGAAAGTACCGCCAGACCCACCACGCTGAAAGCGAGGACGAGCACCAAAACCTGAAGCGTCCTTCTTGATGCCATCTCCTCAATGCGGAGCGTTCTCTCATCGTTTATAATCTCACCGCGCCTCTTAACCCACTCGGAATATAAGAAGGTCGTGGCAATTGCCCCAGCCAGAACCCCAAAGGCGAGTGCGGCGTTTCCCATCCAGAGGGCCACGGCCAACAGCGATGCGGTCGTGGCCGGAATCGCATATCCAATTGCCTTCCATCCTTCCACATTCATCACCATGTAAAGTTTCCTTTACGTAAAGCTTCCTTTACATCCTTATAAGCCTTTCCCCTCAAAGTTTTTAAAGCAAAGGCAATAACTCAATCCGCGCGGGGGTAGCCGAGCCTGGCCAAAGGCGCGGGATTTAGGGTCCCGTCCCGCAGGGGTTCGCGGGTTCGAATCCCGTCCCCCGCACCATACAAACTTCGCCTTTGCGACGTTGAAGTGGAGCTTCAACGCACGGGATGATAGTCCCGTTGAGTTTGACCAAGACTCGTGATTCTTCTCTAAATGCACTTCTGTGAGGTTTGCACTTTCAAACGGCTATTTTCTCGGGGAAATTCTCTTTAGGGGGCTATTAAACGTGTTTTCTCTAAAAAGCGCTCCTTCGGAGCGCGTGAAAGTGTAAACCTAATGGCAACGGCTCTTAACTTGGAGAATTTCACACATCCAAGGGGCTATTGGAAGTGCAAACACTCACCAAAAAGCTCCCTATCACAGGAATCACTAACTTTGATGAAACTTTGCTCAGCAAAGTTTCCTTGATGAATCTTTTCCCAAAAGCTTCAGCGCTGGCGGAAGGTTATGTGCTTCTTCTAAAGCATTCATTTTTGAGCGGGTTTTTTCCTAACTTACCCCTTGGTGAGTGTTTCACGCTCTAAATGGCGTCCAAAGGACGCCTTCTTGAGTGAAACACTCTTCAAAAAGCACGTGAAAAAGGAACCAAACTCAAAATGGACACCTCTAGAATAATGAATCTTGTTTTCCGCCAGCGCTTTCGTCGGAAAGGGCTGTTATGGTGGGCCCGCGGGGACTTGAACCCCGGACCTCCACCGTGTGAGGGTGGCGTCATAACCAGTCTAGACCACGGGCCCATCCGAAGATAATGCCAAAAGCAGGGAATATAAAGCTTTCGCTGGGCTTTAGGTTTCTTCCAGTATCTTCCTTGGAGCCCTCCCGAACTCCACCAGGTATTCTGCCTCAACGATGTGGAGCCGCCCCGGGACAACCATGACATGAGGCTGTCTCCCGAAGTCCTCGTTTATCATATCTTTAACGTAGCCCGCCCGCAGTGTTGGATTCAGAGAGCCCGCCCTTGCAAGGACAACTACTAGAGTGTCGGGCGTGAAAATCCTATCACCTTTCATGTTCTCCACCTGGAGGAGTATCTCCATCGCCTCGTTGGCGGTCATGTAGCGGTTTTGGTGGGCTCTTATGTCGAGGAAGAGCATTGTATGAAGGCCCCTCTCGCGGTTCTCCCTGATTACGTCGTAGTGGCTGGTTGGAAACCAATTTTTCTCCGGATACGCCACCGTGGCGCTCTTCCCAAACTTGTATATCTGGAGGCCCGTTACGGCGATCGCCGAGTAGATGCTGGGTGCGTGGATTACGTGGCTTTCGATACCCATCCTCTTTGCCCTTATTCTGAGGTCGGAGTGCGTTGTTGCCACCATGGGATCCCCTGCCGTCAAAAAGGCAACGTCCTTTTTCTTGGCCTCACTTAGGACGGTGCGCTCAAAGTTGAGCTCAACATCCTCTCTGCTGAGCCTCTTTATAGGTTTACCTATCATGGCCTCTATTCTGTCCACCGTCGTTCCGGCCAGCAGGGATGTGTAGAACTCCGCAAACACCAGGTCGCATTTCTTAGCGGTCTCAAGCCCTTTGAGAGTGATGTCCCTCTCATCGTAAAGACCGAGTCCTATGAAGTAAATCGCCATC
This window of the Thermococcus sp. genome carries:
- a CDS encoding ATP-dependent DNA helicase; this translates as MRVDELPVDERIKRIIIERGIGELYPPQAEALTSGVLEGRNLVLAIPTASGKTLVSEVVMVSRLLREGGKAVYLVPLKALAEEKYREFKIWEALGLRVAATTGDYDSSDEWLGNYDIIVATAEKFDSLLRHGANWVKDVGLVIADEVHLIGSYDRGATLEMILSHMLDQAQILALSATIGNAEELAEWLNAELVASDWRPVQLRKGVFSHGLLTWEDGSTERHPENWASLATGAVQKEKQALVFVNTRRSAEREALSLSGKISRLLTKPERRTLNDLVGSIEDNPTTEKLKRALKGGVAFHHAGLSRIERTLIEDAFRDGIIKVITATPTLSAGINLPAFRVIIRDTKRYAGFGWTDIPVLELQQMMGRAGRPKYDKVGEAIIVARTEDPKKLMERYVFGKPEKLFSMLANEQAFRSQILALITNFGVSSFQELLHFLEKTFYFHQRSDTSSLEWKAKEIVYFLIENDFIDMGTDDRFMPLPLGRRTSQLYIDPLTAKKFHDAFPKLEDNPNPFGIFQLMASTPDMATLNARRREMEDYLDLAYEMEDKLYTNIPYYEDSRFQGFLGQIKTAKVLLDWINEVPETRIYETYNIDPGDLHRILELADWLMYSLIELYRLFEPKAEVLTYLRDLHLRLRHGVREELLELVRLPNIGRRRARALYNAGFRTQDDVMRAKVRDLLKVEGIGMKVVEGLFNHFGVEMPGVKGRRKNGNKRTRKGTLDDFLK
- a CDS encoding dephospho-CoA kinase — encoded protein: MIVIVTGMPGSGKSKIVKEFESRGFPSVSMGDIVREETVKRGLELTKENVAKVSIRLRQELGQNAVAKLAVEKVRELLRETDVVVIDGVRSLDEVGTFRSAFPGERIVTIAVHTPPRQRFERLRARGRHDDPRSWEDFEERDWKELKFGIGNVMAMADYMLVNDGPHEDYIRRVKELVRTILSEH
- a CDS encoding ZIP family metal transporter encodes the protein MLENFITNLAGWILRVSNGEIMWVAFYAGLFVAIMTSLGAMVAIFAKRLPEEGVDFSLSFAAGVMIVAAFTSLILPAIGSTGSFIPAGIGITLGVLIIYAIDRLLPHEHLARGYEGPRSMKERLRKVWLLVIAVIIHNLPEGLAVGTSLVYSLEVGLVTTIAIGIQDFPEGTVVSLPLATLQGKRLQPILMGVLSGLAEMAMVLVGAYFFTLFSWLLPYGLGMAGGAMLYVTVKEMIPEIYRMEKNETLVTLGFFAGFYVMLFLDSMLG
- a CDS encoding RNA-binding domain-containing protein — translated: MELFEEVEVETHVCPTEDLEKVKTAMLNLIPGLEFEVFEKEEYTILTGKTTSRKALQRLYELFRGQAILDTARSFLEDGYFGEEIILRVNKQAAYAGSVNFNEESPLGPITIIIRTKDPQGLMKWLAPRTRDGIPVE
- a CDS encoding ABC transporter permease, coding for MSDFWVLARKEILSLIRDKKLLFGLIIVPLIIYPAMGKVMQVGMETAQGETHVVIVSLDDGPYGRVLVNALTAAPNVTVTQINASSLQGALNRAYQEKQNVLVVIPRNFSVSIEDNRIATVEVYGIFHSVGTGVRESVSESRINAVINVLSEEIAKLKLKNLNVGQPEALLHPVRAESRSFINHHIVNAPPSLVSGVLTSQAISLPLIVFLMVTITAQMAAGAIASEKENKTLETLLTLPVKRTTIVASKISGTAIMGLIAALAYMIGLKSYLGSFTTETGVTLKELGLGVTPMGMLLFALVVFLTIVFALSLAMILAVFAEDVQSANTVVSSVILPLAFPAFILMFTDINELPALAHYGLLADPFTHPILAYRYALSGSYGPMTLSIAYLSALSLVTLYFAARIFSSEKVLTAKISWGKKRRRRD
- a CDS encoding ABC transporter ATP-binding protein, with amino-acid sequence MPMVEVLNLEKDYGKVKALKGISFSINEGEIFGLIGPNGAGKSTTLKILATLLKPTGGRAEVFGHDVVREAEKVRALISYLPEEAGAYKNLTGIEYLRLMARLYAKDDEKATGMVELGKKISNLGNRLNDKVATYSKGMTRKLLLARALMVMPGLAILDEPASGLDIVNAYTIRKTIKRFAREEGTTFLVSSHNMLEVEFLCDRVALINRGKIIEIGTPEELKERYGAENLEEVFMRAVEPVDGEGS
- a CDS encoding helix-turn-helix transcriptional regulator translates to MKNRLRELREAKGLTQEELAKALGVTRQTVIAIEKGKYDPSLRLAFRIARFFGVKIEDVFLYEGDRDE
- a CDS encoding DUF2178 domain-containing protein — its product is MNELILVSLVAIVGGGLLGHFMTRTIVRDIGLPPDERAFEIAKLSAARTLELVLLVTVAALYYSWLVLRDERCTNLAVLIFATIFLGNLIFRAYYAGRM
- a CDS encoding DUF2178 domain-containing protein, whose translation is MKYEGLLGILITGMIIGLAYSTKSGKALLAVGIFVAGFLLSYLLAWYYDSKVERIEDERSRLISAKSARNGYAVMSFFLFAEYLWEYNKENVEVATKLIIPLALGAAVPLISHYHYKRVM
- a CDS encoding DUF2178 domain-containing protein → MNVEGWKAIGYAIPATTASLLAVALWMGNAALAFGVLAGAIATTFLYSEWVKRRGEIINDERTLRIEEMASRRTLQVLVLVLAFSVVGLAVLSQSCPELRSAYYLSLALMVLVSVLKVALKHYYLRVM
- the dph5 gene encoding diphthine synthase — translated: MAIYFIGLGLYDERDITLKGLETAKKCDLVFAEFYTSLLAGTTVDRIEAMIGKPIKRLSREDVELNFERTVLSEAKKKDVAFLTAGDPMVATTHSDLRIRAKRMGIESHVIHAPSIYSAIAVTGLQIYKFGKSATVAYPEKNWFPTSHYDVIRENRERGLHTMLFLDIRAHQNRYMTANEAMEILLQVENMKGDRIFTPDTLVVVLARAGSLNPTLRAGYVKDMINEDFGRQPHVMVVPGRLHIVEAEYLVEFGRAPRKILEET